A window of Rubricoccus marinus contains these coding sequences:
- the zwf gene encoding glucose-6-phosphate dehydrogenase translates to MTPHLFVLFGATGDLAAKKLFPALYRSFGDASGVRVLGVGRSDWDDAKIQDEAAGALVESGIEESDARAWADKTLTYARVEAYDELGPVFDRADEIEASGETEGNRAYYLALPPSTFPGTITALGDHEADNDRAPNEDGHQEGGWTRLVIEKPFGSDLESARELNAVVHEHFREKQVYRIDHFLGKETVQNLLVFRFANAMFESLWSRSHVEAVEIVVAETNDAEGRAGYFDGVGTMRDMIQNHLTQLFALTAMEPPARLDADGIRREKTKVLTSTRAASPEHAVYGQYGAGEGKEAYAEHEGVDADSKTETFAAVQLHVDNWRWQGVPFTLRTGKRLKERLTEIIVTFRRPPVSLFNSAKDGCEPSPNVLRIRLQPDEGFRLSFDVKAPGSGFSTSTQHFDFDYADAFGDPPDAYETLLRDVASGDTTLFVHAEEAEQAWRIYEPLLNADMTPEAYATGTWGPQEAERLGFTLDPATPYSDC, encoded by the coding sequence ATGACCCCGCACCTTTTCGTTCTCTTCGGCGCCACCGGCGACCTGGCGGCCAAAAAGCTCTTCCCCGCCCTCTACCGATCCTTTGGCGACGCCAGTGGCGTGCGTGTTCTGGGCGTGGGCCGCTCGGACTGGGACGACGCGAAGATTCAAGACGAAGCTGCGGGCGCACTCGTCGAGTCCGGCATCGAGGAGTCCGACGCCCGCGCGTGGGCCGACAAGACGTTGACGTACGCCCGCGTCGAGGCCTACGACGAGTTGGGGCCCGTCTTCGACCGAGCCGATGAGATCGAGGCCTCTGGCGAGACTGAGGGCAACCGCGCGTACTACCTCGCGCTGCCGCCGAGCACCTTCCCAGGGACGATTACGGCCCTCGGCGATCACGAAGCCGACAACGACCGGGCCCCGAACGAGGATGGGCACCAGGAGGGCGGCTGGACGCGGCTCGTGATCGAGAAGCCGTTCGGGAGCGATCTGGAAAGCGCCCGCGAGTTAAACGCCGTCGTCCACGAGCACTTCCGCGAAAAGCAGGTCTACCGCATCGACCACTTCCTGGGCAAGGAGACGGTCCAGAACCTCCTCGTCTTTCGCTTCGCGAACGCGATGTTCGAGAGCCTGTGGAGCCGCTCGCACGTCGAGGCCGTCGAGATCGTCGTCGCCGAGACGAACGACGCCGAGGGCCGCGCGGGCTACTTCGACGGCGTGGGGACCATGCGGGACATGATCCAGAACCACCTCACGCAGCTCTTCGCGCTCACGGCCATGGAGCCGCCCGCCCGCCTGGACGCCGACGGCATCCGGCGCGAGAAGACCAAGGTGCTCACCTCGACACGGGCGGCCTCGCCCGAGCACGCGGTGTACGGGCAGTACGGCGCCGGCGAAGGCAAGGAGGCGTACGCCGAGCACGAAGGCGTGGACGCGGACTCCAAGACGGAGACCTTTGCCGCCGTCCAACTCCACGTCGACAACTGGCGGTGGCAGGGCGTGCCGTTCACGCTGCGGACGGGCAAGCGGCTCAAGGAGCGGCTGACCGAGATCATCGTCACCTTCCGGCGTCCGCCGGTCTCGCTGTTCAACTCCGCCAAGGACGGCTGCGAGCCCTCGCCCAACGTGCTCCGCATCCGCCTCCAGCCCGACGAAGGCTTCCGCCTCTCGTTCGACGTCAAGGCGCCCGGCTCCGGCTTCTCCACGTCCACCCAGCACTTCGACTTCGACTACGCCGACGCCTTTGGCGACCCGCCGGACGCGTACGAAACGCTACTTCGCGACGTGGCCTCTGGCGACACCACGCTGTTCGTCCACGCCGAGGAAGCCGAGCAAGCCTGGCGCATCTACGAGCCCCTGCTGAACGCCGACATGACGCCAGAAGCCTACGCCACCGGCACCTGGGGCCCCCAGGAAGCCGAGCGCCTAGGCTTCACCCTCGATCCCGCCACGCCCTACTCCGACTGCTAA
- a CDS encoding CIA30 family protein yields the protein MRAFLLALVFLGCNGAAPPPDASSTPEGLSPRAMTTDSTRTLFDFDSGEGAPWRIVNDGVMGGKSQGFSEIRDGALRFTGTLVTDGGGFTSTRVDQRMDLSGYAAIELRVRGGGRSFELDVDDGTLRGFRPVSRRGAFPTSGDWQIVRVEFADLQTSVFGQPVRAEPLAPEAVRSLSLFIADGQDGPFELEVDWIRAAP from the coding sequence GTGCGCGCTTTCCTCCTCGCTCTCGTCTTTCTCGGCTGCAACGGCGCGGCACCGCCCCCCGACGCCTCGTCGACGCCAGAGGGCCTCTCCCCTCGTGCCATGACAACCGACTCGACGCGGACGCTTTTCGATTTCGACTCGGGCGAGGGCGCTCCGTGGCGCATCGTCAACGACGGCGTCATGGGCGGAAAGTCCCAGGGCTTCTCTGAGATCCGGGACGGCGCGCTGCGCTTTACCGGCACGCTCGTTACCGATGGCGGCGGCTTTACCTCCACGCGTGTGGACCAGCGCATGGACCTTAGCGGCTACGCCGCCATCGAGCTCCGCGTGCGCGGCGGCGGCCGCTCGTTCGAGCTAGACGTGGACGACGGCACGCTGCGCGGCTTCCGGCCCGTCTCCCGCCGCGGCGCGTTTCCCACCTCTGGCGACTGGCAGATCGTCCGCGTCGAGTTCGCCGACCTCCAGACCAGCGTGTTCGGCCAACCCGTGCGCGCCGAGCCTCTGGCGCCCGAGGCCGTCCGCAGCCTCTCGCTCTTTATCGCCGACGGACAGGACGGGCCGTTTGAGCTGGAGGTGGACTGGATTCGCGCCGCGCCGTAG
- a CDS encoding UDP-N-acetylmuramoyl-tripeptide--D-alanyl-D-alanine ligase has product MAFSTDTRTIQPGETYVAIRGELHDGHRFIPQAIEAGASGVVTEQDVEAPEGVEVTRVESSVAWLVEQARQRLKTSGARVVAITGSVGKTTTRAAVRAVLDEAFPVVASEGNKNTPLGLSLMILNAEISAETVMVLEMGARFEGDIKELCEAFPPDVSIVTNVKPVHVETFGSIDGVQREKSELVRGLAHNGASSGVAVLNGDDPRTRAMADLHAGRTILFGTSDGCDLTPAFVTADLPILGDHATMTALAASGAGLALGMTPEAVNRGLANITPEKGRLAKLPGRSGSTLIDDTYNASPDATLAALRVLAGLPATRRIAALGDMLELGETEVEQHVEVLRDALSHADRVVAVGSIMARAHAEIGPMAPEDAERLVHVEASGDLAEHIRSGQTDWPREGDVVLVKGSQGARMERVSEAVLAPEADPADVLPRQTEAWKAIA; this is encoded by the coding sequence GTGGCGTTCTCCACCGACACCCGCACGATCCAGCCCGGCGAGACCTACGTCGCCATCCGCGGCGAGCTGCACGACGGCCACCGCTTTATCCCGCAGGCGATCGAGGCCGGGGCCTCTGGCGTCGTGACCGAGCAGGACGTGGAGGCGCCCGAAGGCGTAGAGGTGACCCGCGTGGAAAGCTCCGTCGCGTGGCTCGTCGAGCAGGCGCGCCAGAGGCTAAAAACCAGCGGCGCGCGCGTCGTCGCGATCACCGGCTCGGTCGGCAAGACGACCACGCGGGCGGCGGTCCGGGCGGTCCTGGACGAGGCGTTTCCGGTCGTGGCGAGCGAGGGCAACAAGAACACGCCGCTGGGCCTCTCGCTTATGATCCTCAACGCCGAGATCAGCGCGGAGACCGTGATGGTGCTAGAGATGGGCGCGCGCTTCGAGGGCGACATCAAAGAGCTGTGCGAGGCGTTCCCGCCCGACGTATCCATCGTCACCAACGTCAAGCCTGTGCACGTGGAGACGTTCGGGAGCATCGACGGCGTGCAGCGCGAGAAGAGCGAGCTCGTCCGCGGCCTCGCACACAACGGCGCGTCCTCTGGCGTGGCGGTCCTCAACGGCGACGACCCGCGCACCCGCGCGATGGCCGACCTCCACGCCGGCCGCACGATCCTCTTCGGCACGTCCGACGGCTGCGACCTCACGCCGGCCTTCGTCACCGCGGACCTGCCCATCCTCGGCGATCACGCCACGATGACCGCCCTCGCCGCCTCTGGCGCGGGCCTCGCGCTGGGCATGACGCCAGAGGCCGTCAACCGTGGCCTCGCGAACATCACGCCCGAGAAGGGCCGCCTGGCCAAGCTGCCTGGACGCAGCGGGAGCACGCTGATCGATGACACCTACAACGCCTCGCCAGACGCGACGCTCGCCGCGCTCCGCGTCCTCGCCGGGCTCCCCGCCACGCGCCGTATCGCGGCTCTCGGCGACATGCTCGAACTGGGCGAGACCGAGGTCGAGCAACACGTCGAAGTCCTGCGGGATGCATTGTCCCACGCCGACCGCGTGGTCGCCGTCGGTAGCATCATGGCGCGCGCGCACGCCGAGATCGGGCCGATGGCGCCAGAGGACGCCGAACGCCTCGTGCACGTCGAGGCCTCTGGCGACCTCGCGGAGCACATCCGAAGCGGGCAGACCGACTGGCCGCGCGAGGGTGACGTGGTCCTCGTCAAGGGATCGCAGGGCGCGCGCATGGAGCGCGTGAGCGAAGCCGTGCTCGCGCCAGAGGCCGACCCCGCCGACGTGCTGCCTCGGCAGACCGAGGCCTGGAAGGCCATCGCGTAG
- a CDS encoding D-alanine--D-alanine ligase family protein, translating into MPQPLHVGLVYGGQSTEHDVSVRSARNVLAMLGDRHRVTPILITRDGRWLVQTPEALGDPASGDGHPAMFAPESETCSVLEGGDAIRELDLDVAFPILHGQNGEDGRVQGFLHTLGLPFVGPDVLSSAACWDKEVTKRLLEHAGIPVTPYMTVRRGDEVSWGHLTEQLGSPVFVKPCSSGSSVGVTKVSASGELDAALALGFEYDRKLLVETGISGREIECAVLGNETPEASVPGEIVSTAQFYTYDAKYEDPDASRMEVPADLPPEIAETIRALALEAYRALECEGMARVDFFYTASGEVMVNEINTIPGFTSRSMYPVMWAHSGVDNAALVDRLVALAIERHARDAAVRTTR; encoded by the coding sequence ATGCCCCAGCCCCTCCACGTCGGCCTCGTCTACGGCGGCCAGTCCACCGAGCACGACGTGTCCGTCCGCTCGGCCCGCAACGTCCTCGCGATGCTGGGCGACCGCCACCGCGTCACGCCGATCCTCATCACGCGCGACGGCCGCTGGCTCGTCCAGACGCCAGAGGCGCTCGGGGACCCGGCCTCTGGCGACGGGCATCCCGCGATGTTCGCGCCCGAAAGCGAGACGTGCTCGGTCCTCGAAGGCGGCGACGCGATCCGCGAGTTGGATCTCGATGTCGCCTTCCCGATCCTCCACGGCCAGAACGGAGAGGACGGTCGCGTGCAGGGTTTTCTCCATACGCTCGGCCTCCCGTTTGTCGGGCCAGACGTGCTGAGCTCGGCGGCGTGCTGGGACAAGGAGGTCACCAAGCGGCTCTTGGAGCACGCGGGGATTCCGGTGACGCCATACATGACCGTTCGCCGCGGCGACGAGGTCTCGTGGGGGCACCTGACGGAGCAGCTGGGATCGCCCGTGTTTGTCAAGCCGTGCAGCTCAGGATCGTCGGTCGGCGTGACGAAAGTCTCGGCCTCTGGCGAGTTGGACGCGGCGCTCGCGCTCGGCTTCGAGTACGACCGCAAGCTGCTCGTCGAGACCGGCATCAGCGGGCGCGAGATCGAGTGCGCCGTCCTCGGCAACGAAACGCCAGAGGCCTCGGTCCCGGGCGAGATCGTGAGCACGGCGCAGTTCTACACCTACGACGCGAAGTACGAGGACCCGGACGCCTCGCGCATGGAGGTCCCTGCCGACCTGCCGCCCGAGATCGCCGAGACCATCCGCGCGCTCGCGCTGGAGGCCTACCGCGCGCTGGAGTGCGAGGGCATGGCCCGCGTCGACTTCTTCTACACGGCCTCTGGCGAGGTGATGGTCAACGAGATCAACACCATCCCCGGCTTCACCTCGCGCAGCATGTACCCCGTCATGTGGGCGCACTCCGGCGTGGACAACGCCGCGCTCGTCGACCGCCTCGTCGCCCTCGCGATCGAGCGCCACGCGCGAGACGCCGCCGTCCGAACCACGCGGTAG
- a CDS encoding endonuclease/exonuclease/phosphatase family protein, with product MPISTPYLAELVAAPPQEAEPPPLTDGFRVATYNVHRWAGVRGGKQYEPERAMGVMEELEADVIALQEVLRPFDGRDPLRRAARAMGMHLAFVVTRMHKRGELGNAVLSRYPFASAEAIDLTFGRLERRAALAVRLASGGDGERISIVSTHLALMDRTRTRQVKALLEHPHFDGAPTLLLGDMNAWRRNPASRGLDAYAERHNNERWPASWPSVRPVLALDRAYASGLNLCDLHAHETAASKQASDHLPLVGRVVVG from the coding sequence ATGCCGATCTCCACGCCGTACCTCGCCGAACTCGTCGCCGCGCCTCCGCAAGAGGCCGAGCCGCCTCCGCTGACCGACGGCTTTCGCGTGGCGACCTACAACGTGCACCGCTGGGCGGGTGTTCGCGGCGGCAAGCAGTACGAGCCGGAGCGCGCGATGGGCGTGATGGAGGAACTGGAGGCCGACGTGATCGCGCTCCAGGAAGTCCTAAGGCCGTTCGACGGGCGCGACCCACTTCGCCGCGCCGCGCGCGCGATGGGGATGCATCTCGCGTTCGTCGTCACGCGGATGCACAAGCGCGGCGAACTGGGAAACGCCGTTCTCTCACGCTACCCGTTCGCCAGCGCCGAGGCCATCGACCTCACGTTCGGGCGATTGGAGCGCCGCGCCGCCCTCGCGGTGCGTTTGGCCTCTGGCGGCGATGGCGAACGCATCAGCATCGTCTCCACGCACCTCGCGCTCATGGACCGCACGCGCACGAGGCAGGTGAAGGCGCTCCTGGAACACCCCCACTTCGATGGCGCGCCGACGCTGCTCTTGGGTGACATGAACGCGTGGCGCCGCAACCCGGCCTCGCGCGGGCTGGACGCGTACGCCGAGCGGCACAACAACGAGCGCTGGCCCGCCTCGTGGCCGAGCGTCCGCCCGGTCCTCGCGCTGGACCGCGCCTACGCCAGCGGTCTGAACCTCTGCGACCTGCACGCGCATGAGACGGCGGCGAGCAAGCAGGCTTCGGATCACCTCCCGCTGGTGGGACGCGTGGTGGTGGGATAG
- a CDS encoding acyl-CoA dehydrogenase: MPSLLPPDENPVADVSPGLASVLPFLYVAWADGLLAPGEVATLRDRVGTLDGLSDADRDRARGWLDPQNPPDATTYFRWVRTIREAAPHIPDAANKTLADLGCELARVAGESDGIAATPEARQALTEIEEALGLSTREVVRDLVERHLPPHASGDGQAGAPPEPPSSFDIAALRTVVDGPHRDIRDRVRSLLRDPAFTRPDPETPDDEYRDVVLGWTRLLAEQGIGALAYPESAGGQDDIGKFIAAFETIGFHDLDLVVKFGVQFGLWGGSVNQLGTDKHREKYLPATGTLELPGAFAMSERRHGSNVRDLQTTATFDRETDEWIIHTPEERDHKEWIGNAARHGRIASVFAQLVIDGEGYGVHAFVVPLRDEKGEVLPGIRIGDSGHKMGLNGVDNGRLWFDHVRIPRENLLNRFADVSASGEYTSPIPSASKRFFVMLGTLVGGRIAVGSGANSAAKAGLTIAVRYAEKRRQFGPAGGEEVLLMDYLSHQRRLLPLVAKSYGLSFALHDLAQTFADLPAGGDTREIEAEAAALKSAASWHATRSLQEAREATGGEGFRWTSRIASRKADSDIFTTFEGDNTVLMLQVAKGLLAGYKQEFTDMNAFGMLRYVRDLADVRFGEINPLARRKADAATLADPDWHASLFERRERQLLVTAAQRLKGRMDRGDDSFEAFVEVQDHLLTLAHAHADRLILSRFRAALDGDVSSTAPAPSGETKRVLELVYRLYALTTLEERRGWYLEQGLFEGNVSKAIRTEINSLLHRMRPLAKGLVMAWGIPDEVLASDLVR, encoded by the coding sequence ATGCCCTCGCTTCTGCCCCCCGACGAGAACCCCGTCGCCGACGTTTCGCCCGGCCTCGCCTCTGTCCTCCCCTTTCTCTACGTCGCCTGGGCCGATGGGCTCCTGGCGCCGGGCGAGGTGGCCACGCTGCGAGACCGCGTAGGAACGCTGGACGGCCTAAGCGACGCCGACCGCGACCGCGCGCGTGGCTGGCTGGACCCGCAGAACCCGCCCGACGCCACGACTTACTTCCGCTGGGTGCGCACCATCCGCGAGGCCGCGCCGCACATCCCGGACGCCGCCAACAAAACGCTCGCAGACCTGGGCTGCGAGCTGGCCCGCGTCGCGGGCGAGAGTGACGGCATCGCCGCCACGCCAGAGGCCCGCCAGGCGCTGACGGAGATTGAGGAGGCCCTTGGGCTCTCCACTCGCGAGGTCGTGCGCGATCTCGTGGAGCGCCACCTCCCGCCCCACGCCTCTGGCGATGGGCAGGCAGGCGCCCCGCCCGAGCCGCCGTCGTCATTCGACATTGCGGCGCTGCGCACGGTCGTGGACGGCCCGCACCGCGACATCCGTGACCGCGTTCGCAGCCTCTTGCGTGACCCCGCGTTTACGCGCCCGGACCCCGAGACGCCCGACGACGAGTACCGCGATGTCGTCCTCGGTTGGACGCGGCTTCTGGCGGAGCAGGGCATCGGCGCGCTGGCGTACCCGGAGTCCGCGGGCGGCCAGGACGACATCGGCAAGTTTATCGCGGCTTTCGAGACCATCGGCTTCCACGACCTCGACCTCGTGGTCAAGTTCGGCGTCCAGTTCGGGCTGTGGGGCGGCAGCGTAAACCAGCTCGGCACCGACAAGCACCGCGAGAAGTACCTCCCGGCCACAGGCACGCTGGAGCTCCCCGGCGCCTTCGCGATGAGCGAGCGCCGCCACGGCTCCAACGTCCGCGACCTGCAGACGACCGCCACGTTTGACCGCGAAACGGACGAGTGGATCATCCACACGCCAGAGGAGCGCGACCACAAGGAGTGGATCGGTAACGCCGCGCGTCACGGCCGCATCGCGAGCGTGTTCGCCCAGCTCGTCATCGACGGCGAGGGCTACGGCGTCCACGCGTTCGTCGTCCCGCTGCGGGACGAAAAGGGCGAGGTGCTGCCCGGCATCCGCATCGGCGACAGCGGTCACAAGATGGGGCTCAACGGCGTGGACAACGGCCGGCTGTGGTTCGACCACGTGCGCATCCCTCGCGAGAACCTGCTGAACCGCTTTGCGGACGTCAGCGCCTCTGGCGAGTACACGTCGCCCATTCCGAGCGCGTCGAAACGGTTTTTCGTGATGCTCGGTACGCTCGTCGGTGGGCGCATCGCGGTCGGCTCCGGTGCCAACTCCGCCGCCAAGGCGGGCCTCACGATCGCGGTCCGCTACGCGGAGAAGCGCCGCCAGTTCGGCCCCGCGGGCGGTGAGGAGGTCTTGCTGATGGACTACCTCAGCCACCAGCGCCGCCTCCTCCCTCTCGTCGCGAAGTCCTACGGGCTCAGCTTTGCTCTGCACGATCTGGCGCAGACCTTCGCGGACCTCCCCGCCGGGGGCGACACGCGCGAGATCGAGGCGGAGGCTGCCGCGCTCAAATCCGCCGCGTCCTGGCACGCCACGCGGTCACTACAAGAGGCGCGAGAGGCGACAGGCGGCGAAGGCTTCCGCTGGACCAGCCGCATCGCCTCGCGCAAGGCCGACTCCGACATCTTTACCACGTTCGAGGGCGACAACACCGTCCTCATGCTGCAGGTCGCCAAGGGGCTCCTGGCGGGCTACAAGCAGGAGTTCACCGACATGAACGCTTTCGGCATGCTCCGCTACGTGCGCGACCTCGCCGACGTCCGCTTCGGCGAGATCAACCCTCTGGCGCGGCGCAAAGCCGACGCCGCGACGCTGGCCGACCCGGACTGGCACGCGAGCCTCTTCGAGCGCCGCGAGCGCCAACTCCTCGTCACCGCCGCGCAGCGCCTCAAAGGCCGCATGGACCGCGGCGACGACTCCTTCGAGGCGTTCGTGGAAGTGCAGGACCACCTCCTCACGCTCGCTCACGCTCACGCCGACCGCCTCATCCTCTCGCGCTTCCGGGCCGCGCTCGACGGTGACGTGTCCTCCACAGCGCCCGCGCCCTCTGGCGAGACAAAGCGCGTCTTGGAGCTGGTGTACCGCCTCTACGCGCTGACCACGCTGGAGGAGCGCCGCGGGTGGTACCTGGAGCAGGGGCTCTTCGAGGGCAACGTCTCCAAGGCGATCCGGACGGAGATCAACAGCCTCCTGCACCGGATGCGGCCTCTGGCGAAGGGCCTCGTGATGGCCTGGGGCATCCCGGACGAGGTACTGGCCTCGGACTTGGTGCGGTGA